The DNA sequence AATTAATTGTATTAAATTTAGTTTTAATTCTTGATTTGTAGTTTTTTTAAAAATAACATCATTAAATTCTATCCATTTATTAAAAAACTATTGAGAGGTCTATACGCTATTTATGTTGAAGTGGTGTGCTATACGCAAAGGTAAATCGGAAGTTATCTTGGCAGATGCTCAATGCAAAAAAGATCAGATTCAGGGGCATAGTTATCAGGCTCTAGATTTTTCCTTTCGCAAAGAAGCAGATATTGTTGCTATCTCATCTTTTCCTCAGCAAAAAATCGAACAAGCCTCTTTAGGTACTAGTAGGCAGATCTCGTATCTAAATATCCCTTATTTCATTTCAGAAATACCAGCTATTGAATACGAAAACAGGCAATATCGAGCTTGGATTAGAAACATAAAAACTGCATTACAAGAAATAAATGATAATGGGTGGAAAAATTCTATAAAAAGCATCTTAAAAGAGCTTAATATTAAAAATGATCATTTAATAAAAGAGTATGAGAGAACAGCTAAAGAGATTCAATCTTTAGAAGAACTGTTAGAGAAAATACAGGAAGATAATGTAGAAATGGTTAGTATAATAGATAGCTACCAGTCAGAAGTTTCTAAAGAGTCTATCAAAAAGTCTTTCTTTTCTAGCTTAACAGAGGCTTATACTCGTAGAATATCTAAAGAATCAGGTTATGACAGTCAAGGATCAATCAGTTCTACAGAAACCGTTGTATTAGAGGAATCTGATTCTGTATTTGTGCAAGCGCATGTGCAAATGAAAGAGTTAGAAAAGAAAAATAAGATATATAAAGAGTGGATTAATTCTTTAAATAGAAAACTAGATTATAATTACGATTTTAAATTGATAAAGCTTTCAAACTTAAAAACGTTTGAAGATTTAAAATCTCCTTCTTTTAAAAAAATAGAACTAAAACAAAAAAATAGGGAAAACGAGAAAATAATCCAATCTTTAGAAGTTCAAATAATCAAAAACTTAGAGATAAATGCTACATACCAAGATCTTTTATCAGAAGAGGCTCGTTTTCATAGATCAAAAGATGCTTATCTTGATAAATTAAATGAGTTAGAAGAACGGTTGAACAATGAGCAAAAAGAGCTTGAAGATCTAGGTTGTTATTCTGAAAAGGTGGGTCAATTACATAAAAACATGGAAACATTTACAGAATGTTTAACTCAAACCAAAAAACTGATTTCTTTATTAAAAATCTGATAAAGCGAAATGGTTTTTTTTAAGCTACTTAAAGATTTAAGCAAAGCAGGGATTCCTCCCTGCTTTCGATTACCAGGTAAGGGATGAAGCTGATTGGTACTCTGTCACACGAGTTTCAAAGAAATTTTTCTCTTTACCAAGATCCATTGTTTCACTCATCCAAGGGAAAGGATTTTTTGAGTGATAGACCGCTTTAAGACCAATTCTCTCTAACCTGCGATCTGCAATATATTGCACATACTCGCGGAACATAGAAGAGGTAAGGCCAAGAATTCCTCTAGGAAGGCAATCTTCCGCGTAAGCGATCTCCAATTCAACAGCGTGTTTAATTTTTCGAATGATTTGATTTTGAAACTCAAAAGTCCATAGGGTTGGATTTTCTTCTTTAATCCCATTAATCAGATCGATACCAAAATTTAAATGGACGGTCTCATCGCGTAAGATGTATTGAAATTGCTCACCAATTCCCGTCATTTTATTTTGGCGGTGAAAGGAGAGGATCATGACAAATCCACTATAGAAGAAAATCCCTTCCATAATGAGGTAATAGCCAATTAGATTTTCTAAAAATTTTTGTGCTCCTTGTATTGTGTCAGTGGAGAAATTAGGGTCTAGAACCTCAGTTGTTAGCTGCATTTGAAACGCATCTTTAGCTTTAATGCTAGAGATTTCATTATACATATTAAATACTAAACCTTGGTCGAGATTTAAGGATTCACAGATATAGACAAATGAATGAGTATGAATAGCTTCTTCAAATGCTTGGCGCAATAAGTATTGACGCACTTCAGGATTTGTCACGTGCTTAAAGATAGCAAGTACGATATTATTGCCTACTAAGCTCTCAGCAGTGCTAAAAAACCCTAAGTTACGCATAATCACTCTGCGCTCATCTTCACTTAAAGTTTTAGTTTTCCAAAGCTCAATGTCTTTGGCCATAGGGACTTCGGTAGGCATCCAATGGTTGGCGCAACCATTCATGTAATGTTCCCATGCCCAATTGTATTTAAGGGGCATGAGCTGGTTTACATCTACTTGGTTACAGTTAATCAGTTTTTTTTGTGCTACATTAACTCGTTTTCTTGTGTCTGTAGTTTCGTTCATAGTTATGATCTCCTTATTGGCAACTTTCACATCCCTCATCTAGGTTACAGTTCTTACGCTGCAATGCAATATTACTTGAAGCGGATTTGTGTTTCATCCATCTGGGCTGCAGCCCTCGTTTATTGATATCTGTTGTCGATTTTTCAATCTGGGTAGCACCCAAAGAGCGCAGATAATAGGTGGTTTTTAATCCTTTTTGCCAAGCAAAGAAGTACATTTGATTTAACTTCTTACCGCTTGGTTGAGCTAAATACAGATTTAAAGATTGTCCCATGTCGATCCATTTCTGCCGACGACTAGCGCATTCAATGAGCCATTCCGGATCAATTTCAAAGGCTGTTAGATAGACTTGTTTGACTTCTTGAGGAATACGATCAATTTCTGCAACAGAACCATCAAAGTATTTAAGGTCATCGAGCATTTTCTGGTCCCAAATGCCAAGCTCTTTAAGACGATCTACAAGATATACATTAGGAACTGTGAATTCACCGGATAAATTAGATTTAACAAATAGATTTTTGTAAGAGGGTTCGATTGATTGGGTAACTGCTGTGATATTAGAAATGGTTGCTGTAGGAGCAATGGCCATAGTATAAGAGTTACGCATACCATAATTTTTAATCGATTCACGTACAATGTTCCAATTCATACTCGAGGTTTGATCCATGTCAAGGTTGAATCCCCGTTGCTTTTCAAGCAGAGAAATCGTATCTATAGGTAGCAATCCTTTTTCCCATTTGGAACCTTTGTAAGAGGAATAGGTACCTTTTTCATGCGCTAATTCACTAGAGGCTAAAATAGCGTAATAAGAGATCATTTCCATACTTTTATCAGCAAAAGTAATAGCTTCATGACTTGCATAGCTAATGTTCAAGGCATAGAGAGCATCTTGAAATCCCATCACTCCTAAACCAATGGGGCGATGTCTTAAGTTTGCATGACTCGCTTCTAATGTAGGATAAAAATTGATATCGATTACATTATCCAGCATGCGCACAGCTGTGCGAATGGTGGCGCTTAATTTTTCTTCATTGATTCCTTGAGGAGTCATATGTTGGATTAAGTTAACCGATCCTAAGTTGCATACGGCGGTTTCATCTGAAGAAGTATTAAGCAAAATCTCTGTACACAAATTAGAACTATGTACGACACCCACATGATCTTGTGCAGAGCGAATATTAGATGGATCCTTAAAGGTGATCCAAGGATGTCCTGTTTCAAATAGCATGCTAAGCATTTTGCGCCAAAGTTGGACCGCTTCAATTTGTTTAAATAGTTTGATTTTTCCAGATGTTGTCATCTGCTCATATTCTTTGTACCGATTTTCAAAGTTCTCCCCATAAAGATCGTGTAGGTCTGGAACATCATTTGGGCTAAATAAGGTCCATAATCCATTTTCTTTAACGCGCTTCATAAATAGATCAGGAATCCAGTTAGCTGTATTCATGTCATGAGCACGTCGTCTATCATCACCTGTATTTTTGCGTAGCTCTAGAAAATCTTCGATATCTAGATGCCATGTTTCTAAATAGGCACACATAGCACCTTTGCGTTTACCACCTTGATTGACAGCAACTGCTGTATCATTGGCTACCTTTAAGAAAGGGATAACCCCTTGACTACATCCATTTGTTCCTTTAATAAGAGAGCCTGTTGCTCTAATGTTTGTCCAGTCATTGCCAATTCCTCCAGCCCACTTGGATAATTGTGCATTATCGGCAATCATTTTAAAAATACAGCCCAGGTCGTCTTGCACAGTTAATAGATAGCAAGAGGATAATTGTGAGTGAAGCGTTCCAGAGTTAAATAACGTAGGAGTGCTGGACATAAAGAGAAAAGTAGAAAGGACGTTATAGAATTCGATGGCACGTTCATTTTTTTGTTCTTCTTGCATAGCAAGACCCATAGCAATACGCATCCAGAAAATTTGTGGTGTTTCTAGTCTACGCTGTTCATGATGGATGAAGTAGCGATCATATAGGGTTTGTAGTCCAAGATAGGTAAATTGATCATCTCTTTGCAGTTGCATAGCGTGACAGAGAAGATCAAGGTCGAACCTTAATAAATCAGGATGTAACCTACCTAGTTTGATTCCTTCTTTGATATACTTTTTAAAGTAGCTGCGATGAGATGACTCTAAATCAGGATCTGAAAAGCTAATTTCCATGGTTTCTCGGTAGAGGACGTCTAATAACAAGCGAGCAGCTACTTTAGAGTAAGCGGGCTCAATTTCAATTTTTGTACGAGCTGCCATAATTTGGGCTAGGTCAACCTCTTTTTCCTTAATTCCTTCATAAAAATTAGAAACCGTGTTTTCTAGAAGTTCGTCGGCAGATACCAACTCTTCCAATCCGCGACAAGCGACTTTAATACGGGTAAATAATTGTTTTTCCGTGATGATGCGTTTATTTTGTTCTTGATCAAGAAAGGTAAATTCACGTGTTATTCTATCTTCTGGGATAGGATAGGAGAACTTGAGGTCATTTTGTCTACCAAGTAAGGCTCTATGCAAGATAAAGTGTTTTGCTACGCTATAAAAATCGGCTTTCATCAATTGTTGCTCGATTTCATCTTCGATCAAAATAGAGCTAAGGACAACGCCTGTTTTAGAAAGACTCAGTGCT is a window from the Candidatus Rhabdochlamydia porcellionis genome containing:
- a CDS encoding ribonucleotide-diphosphate reductase subunit beta, which translates into the protein MRDVKVANKEIITMNETTDTRKRVNVAQKKLINCNQVDVNQLMPLKYNWAWEHYMNGCANHWMPTEVPMAKDIELWKTKTLSEDERRVIMRNLGFFSTAESLVGNNIVLAIFKHVTNPEVRQYLLRQAFEEAIHTHSFVYICESLNLDQGLVFNMYNEISSIKAKDAFQMQLTTEVLDPNFSTDTIQGAQKFLENLIGYYLIMEGIFFYSGFVMILSFHRQNKMTGIGEQFQYILRDETVHLNFGIDLINGIKEENPTLWTFEFQNQIIRKIKHAVELEIAYAEDCLPRGILGLTSSMFREYVQYIADRRLERIGLKAVYHSKNPFPWMSETMDLGKEKNFFETRVTEYQSASSLTW
- a CDS encoding ribonucleoside-diphosphate reductase subunit alpha, producing MASSLQHFTVVKRNGSIVPFRRERILRAIECAFRDTKKVDKETPLSPSLHQSIDQIVTLVIEDLYKLAVQGTSLTVEGIQDQVEVCLMKAGHHDVARDYIIYRDQHKTLRDDSAQSLKIIREDGIEVRFNPMKIASSLEKAFRSSMEITGFSPKQVVEAINLLTQNVVARALSLSKTGVVLSSILIEDEIEQQLMKADFYSVAKHFILHRALLGRQNDLKFSYPIPEDRITREFTFLDQEQNKRIITEKQLFTRIKVACRGLEELVSADELLENTVSNFYEGIKEKEVDLAQIMAARTKIEIEPAYSKVAARLLLDVLYRETMEISFSDPDLESSHRSYFKKYIKEGIKLGRLHPDLLRFDLDLLCHAMQLQRDDQFTYLGLQTLYDRYFIHHEQRRLETPQIFWMRIAMGLAMQEEQKNERAIEFYNVLSTFLFMSSTPTLFNSGTLHSQLSSCYLLTVQDDLGCIFKMIADNAQLSKWAGGIGNDWTNIRATGSLIKGTNGCSQGVIPFLKVANDTAVAVNQGGKRKGAMCAYLETWHLDIEDFLELRKNTGDDRRRAHDMNTANWIPDLFMKRVKENGLWTLFSPNDVPDLHDLYGENFENRYKEYEQMTTSGKIKLFKQIEAVQLWRKMLSMLFETGHPWITFKDPSNIRSAQDHVGVVHSSNLCTEILLNTSSDETAVCNLGSVNLIQHMTPQGINEEKLSATIRTAVRMLDNVIDINFYPTLEASHANLRHRPIGLGVMGFQDALYALNISYASHEAITFADKSMEMISYYAILASSELAHEKGTYSSYKGSKWEKGLLPIDTISLLEKQRGFNLDMDQTSSMNWNIVRESIKNYGMRNSYTMAIAPTATISNITAVTQSIEPSYKNLFVKSNLSGEFTVPNVYLVDRLKELGIWDQKMLDDLKYFDGSVAEIDRIPQEVKQVYLTAFEIDPEWLIECASRRQKWIDMGQSLNLYLAQPSGKKLNQMYFFAWQKGLKTTYYLRSLGATQIEKSTTDINKRGLQPRWMKHKSASSNIALQRKNCNLDEGCESCQ